From one Gossypium hirsutum isolate 1008001.06 chromosome D08, Gossypium_hirsutum_v2.1, whole genome shotgun sequence genomic stretch:
- the LOC107911667 gene encoding uncharacterized protein — MEAKMKKLSDLLSKNLEGIEEAASNCPKSRGQGSLQCLSLVDCQRITDEGLKHVVENNPKLIKVLRYLLSYARWWLEEYKFDGYRFDGVTSMMYKISLIK; from the exons ATGGAGGCCAAGATGAAAAAACTCTCTGATTTACTGAGTAAG AATTTAGAAGGGATTGAGGAAGCAGCAAGCAATTGCCCCAAAAG TAGAGGCCAAGGAAGCTTGCAATGTTTGAGCCTGGTTGATTGCCAAAGGATTACTGATGAAGGTCTTAAGCATGTTGTTGAAAATAATCCAAAGCTAATCAAG GTATTGAGGTATCTTCTTTCATATGCAAGATGGTGGCTGGAGGAGTATAAGTTTGATGGGTACAGATTTGATGGTGTGACTTCAATGATGTACAAGatttccttgattaagtaa